A single window of Cygnus olor isolate bCygOlo1 chromosome 10, bCygOlo1.pri.v2, whole genome shotgun sequence DNA harbors:
- the SNTN gene encoding sentan produces the protein MCGCKASVPSTKHYSVSPASPQKSPPAAAGMPKRIPIAKQLASIKALEKGSDLEKAVATAALVYNNAADPEGKLSKAETKNLLQTQFLSFMQGQENKPKYQEVISALDEETENKIDFEDFMILLVSLTLMSDLLQEIKNMKTTK, from the exons ATGTGTGGCTGCAAGGCCAGCGTCCCCAGCACAAAGCACTACTCCGTCAGTCCTGCTTCCCCCCAGAAGAGCCCTCCAGCCGCAGCGGGGATGCCTAAGCG CATACCTATAGCCAAGCAGCTGGCATCAATAAAAG CTCTAGAAAAAGGCTCAGACCTTGAAAAAGCCGTTGCTACTGCTGCGCTGGTGTATAACAACGCTGCTGACCCCGAGGGCAAACTCAGCAAAGCTGAAACCAAAAACCTGCTGCAGACCCAGTTTTTGAGTTTCATGCAG GgccaagaaaataaaccaaaatacCAGGAAGTAATTTCTGCCCTGGATGAGGAGACAGAGAACAAAATTGACTTTGAAGATTTCATGATCTTGCTGGTCAGTCTCACTCTAATGTCTGACCTGCTGCAGGAGatcaaaaacatgaaaaccaCCAAATGA